Proteins encoded in a region of the Natator depressus isolate rNatDep1 chromosome 25, rNatDep2.hap1, whole genome shotgun sequence genome:
- the MED16 gene encoding mediator of RNA polymerase II transcription subunit 16 isoform X2 — protein MDLAYVCEWERRPKSNHCPSIPLVCAWSCRNLIAFTTDLKNEEEKDLTHMIHILDTEHPWDVYSINSGHIEIITCLEWDQSGSRLLSADADGHIKCWSMTDHLANSWENTVGSMVEGDPIVALSWLHNGVKLALHVEKSGASNFGEKFSRVKFSPSLTLFGGKPMEGWIAVTISGLVTVSLLKPNGQVLTSTESLCRLRCRVALADIAFTGGGNIVVATSDGSSTSPVQFYKVCVSVVNEKCKIDTEILPSLFMRCTTDPARKDKYPAITHLKFLARDMSEQVLLCASNQNSSIVECWSLRKEGLPVNNIFQQISPVVGDKQPMILKWRILSATNDLDRVSAVALPKLPISLTNTDLKVANDTKFFPGLGLALAFHDGSVHIVHRLSLQTMAVFYGSSSQRPVDEQAIKRQRAAGPLVHFKAMQLSWTSLALVGIDNHGKLSMLRISPSMGHVLDMNMSLRHLLFLLEYCMVTGYDWWDILLHVQPNMVQNLVEKLHEEYMRQNAALQQVLSTRIVAMKASLCKLSSNTVARVCDYHAKLFLIAISCTLKSLLRPHFLNTPDKSPGDRLTEICSKITDIDIDKVMINLKTEEFVLEMTTLQSLQQLIQWVGDFVLYLLASLPNQGSPVRPGHSFLRDGASLGMLRELMVVIRIWGLLKPSCLPVYTATSDTQDSMSLLFRLLTKLWLCCRDETHPSEPDDTLIDECCLLPSQLLIPNVDWLPINNGIISKLQNKQLIRLQFGKAPGVIGHSVSSQFDVFVRAPGQPKIDHLRRLHLGAYPTEECKSCTRNLPLQNGC, from the exons ATGGATTTGGCATATGTCTGTGAGTGGGAGAGAAGGCCTAAAAGCAACCACTGTCCTTCCATCCCACTGGTGTGTGCTTGGTCCTGCAGGAACCTGATTGCTTTCACAACAGACCTCAAAAATGAGGAGGAAAAAG ATCTTACCCACATGATCCATATCCTGGACACTGAGCATCCATGGGATGTTTATTCCATTAACTCTGGGCACATTGAAATCATCACCTGTTTGGAATGGGATCAGTCAG GTTCCAGGCTCCTGTCAGCAGATGCAGATGGACACATCAAGTGCTGGAGCATGACAGATcacctggccaacagctgggAGAACACTGTGGGCAGCATGGTGGAGGGAGATCCAATTGTGGCTCTTTCCTGGTTGCACAATGGGGTGAAGCTAGCCCTGCACGTGGAAAAG TCCGGAGCATCGAACTTTGGCGAGAAGTTTTCCCGGGTTAAGttctctccctccctgactcTGTTTGGTGGGAAGCCCATGGAAGGCTGGATCGCTGTGACCATTAGCGGCCTGGTGACAGTCTCTCTCCTCAAGCCCAACGGGCAAGTGCTAACATCCACGGAGAGCCTGTGCCGTCTGCGCTGCCGTGTCGCCCTGGCGGACATTGCCTTCACGGGTGGGGGAAACATCGTGGTAGCCACCTCGGATGGCAGCAGCACCTCTCCCGTCCAGTTTTACAAGGTCTGCGTCAGCGTAGTGAATGAGAAATGCAAAATTGACACAGAGATTCTGCCCTCCCTTTTCATGCGGTGCACCACAGACCCAGCCCGCAAGGACAAGTATCCAGCAATCACTCACTTGAAATTCCTCGCCAGGGACATGTCAGAGCAG gtgctgctctgtgcctccaaCCAGAACAGCAGCATCGTGGAGTGCTGGTCTCTCCGGAAAGAGGGCTTGCCAGTCAATAACATCTTCCAGCAGATCTCTCCCGTGG TTGGAGACAAGCAGCCGATGATACTGAAATGGCGGATTCTCTCCGCCACCAATGATTTGGATCGCGTTTCAGCTGTGGCTTTGCCGAAACTGCCAATCTCCCTAACCAATACTGATCTGAAGGTGGCCAATGACACCAAATTCTTCCCTGGACTGG GTCTTGCTTTGGCCTTCCATGATGGTAGCGTCCACATAGTTCATCGCCTGTCCTTGCAGACCATGGCAGTGTTCTATGGTTCCTCCTCTCAGCGCCCAGTGGATGAGCAGGCGATCAAAAGGCAGCGGGCCGCCGGTCCTTTGGTTCATTTCAAAGCcatgcagctctcctggacttcacTGGCCCTGGTTGGGATTGATAACCATGGCAAG cTGAGCATGCTCCGGATCTCTCCCTCCATGGGCCATGTGCTGGACATGAACATGTCTCTCCGCCACTTGCTGTTcctgctggaatactgcatggTGACGGGGTACGACTGGTGGGATATCCTGCTCCACGTTCAGCCCAACATGGTGCAGAACCTGGTGGAGAAGCTGCATGAGGAGTACATGCGCCAGAATGCAGCCCTGCAGCAG GTTCTCTCCACACGCATCGTTGCCATGAAGGCCTCTCTCTGCAAGCTTTCCTCCAACACTGTTGCACGCGTGTGTGACTATCATGCCAAGCTATTTCTGATCGCCATCAGCTGCACCTTGAAATCGCTGCTCCGCCCGCACTTCCTGAACACTCCAGACAAGAGCCCCGGTGACCGGCTCACCGAGATCTGCTCCAAGATTACGGACATAG ACATTGACAAAGTGATGATTAACCTGAAGACCGAGGAGTTTGTCCTGGAGATGACTACCCTGCAGTCCCTGCAGCAGCTCATCCAGTGGGTGGGAGACTTTGTGCTCTATCTGCTTGCCAGCCTCCCTAATCAG GGGTCCCCTGTGCGGCCAGGGCACAGCTTCCTGCGAGATGGGGCATCACTGGGGATGCTTAGAGAGCTCATGGTGGTGATCCGGATCTGGGGCCTGTTGAAGCCAAGCTGCCTCCCTGTTTACACGGCAACCTCAGATACCCAGGACAGCATGTCCCTACTCTTCAGGCTGTTGACTAAACTCTGGCTGTGCT GTCGTGACGAAACTCACCCGAGCGAGCCAGACGATACCCTGATTGATGAGTGTTGCCTTCTCCCCAGCCAGTTGCTTATTCCCAATGTAGACTGGTTACCCATCAATAACGGCATTATCAGTAAGCTGCAGAACAAGCAGCTCATCAGGCTGCAGTTCGGGAAGGCCCCTGGAGTCATTGGTCACTCTGTTTCATCGCAGTTCGATGTCTTTGTCAG
- the MED16 gene encoding mediator of RNA polymerase II transcription subunit 16 isoform X1 produces the protein MDLAYVCEWERRPKSNHCPSIPLVCAWSCRNLIAFTTDLKNEEEKDLTHMIHILDTEHPWDVYSINSGHIEIITCLEWDQSGSRLLSADADGHIKCWSMTDHLANSWENTVGSMVEGDPIVALSWLHNGVKLALHVEKSGASNFGEKFSRVKFSPSLTLFGGKPMEGWIAVTISGLVTVSLLKPNGQVLTSTESLCRLRCRVALADIAFTGGGNIVVATSDGSSTSPVQFYKVCVSVVNEKCKIDTEILPSLFMRCTTDPARKDKYPAITHLKFLARDMSEQVLLCASNQNSSIVECWSLRKEGLPVNNIFQQISPVVGDKQPMILKWRILSATNDLDRVSAVALPKLPISLTNTDLKVANDTKFFPGLGLALAFHDGSVHIVHRLSLQTMAVFYGSSSQRPVDEQAIKRQRAAGPLVHFKAMQLSWTSLALVGIDNHGKLSMLRISPSMGHVLDMNMSLRHLLFLLEYCMVTGYDWWDILLHVQPNMVQNLVEKLHEEYMRQNAALQQVLSTRIVAMKASLCKLSSNTVARVCDYHAKLFLIAISCTLKSLLRPHFLNTPDKSPGDRLTEICSKITDIDIDKVMINLKTEEFVLEMTTLQSLQQLIQWVGDFVLYLLASLPNQGSPVRPGHSFLRDGASLGMLRELMVVIRIWGLLKPSCLPVYTATSDTQDSMSLLFRLLTKLWLCCRDETHPSEPDDTLIDECCLLPSQLLIPNVDWLPINNGIISKLQNKQLIRLQFGKAPGVIGHSVSSQFDVFVRAPGQPKIDHLRRLHLGAYPTEECKSCTRCGCVTMLKSPNKTTAVKQWEQRWIKNCLCGGLWRRMPLSYS, from the exons ATGGATTTGGCATATGTCTGTGAGTGGGAGAGAAGGCCTAAAAGCAACCACTGTCCTTCCATCCCACTGGTGTGTGCTTGGTCCTGCAGGAACCTGATTGCTTTCACAACAGACCTCAAAAATGAGGAGGAAAAAG ATCTTACCCACATGATCCATATCCTGGACACTGAGCATCCATGGGATGTTTATTCCATTAACTCTGGGCACATTGAAATCATCACCTGTTTGGAATGGGATCAGTCAG GTTCCAGGCTCCTGTCAGCAGATGCAGATGGACACATCAAGTGCTGGAGCATGACAGATcacctggccaacagctgggAGAACACTGTGGGCAGCATGGTGGAGGGAGATCCAATTGTGGCTCTTTCCTGGTTGCACAATGGGGTGAAGCTAGCCCTGCACGTGGAAAAG TCCGGAGCATCGAACTTTGGCGAGAAGTTTTCCCGGGTTAAGttctctccctccctgactcTGTTTGGTGGGAAGCCCATGGAAGGCTGGATCGCTGTGACCATTAGCGGCCTGGTGACAGTCTCTCTCCTCAAGCCCAACGGGCAAGTGCTAACATCCACGGAGAGCCTGTGCCGTCTGCGCTGCCGTGTCGCCCTGGCGGACATTGCCTTCACGGGTGGGGGAAACATCGTGGTAGCCACCTCGGATGGCAGCAGCACCTCTCCCGTCCAGTTTTACAAGGTCTGCGTCAGCGTAGTGAATGAGAAATGCAAAATTGACACAGAGATTCTGCCCTCCCTTTTCATGCGGTGCACCACAGACCCAGCCCGCAAGGACAAGTATCCAGCAATCACTCACTTGAAATTCCTCGCCAGGGACATGTCAGAGCAG gtgctgctctgtgcctccaaCCAGAACAGCAGCATCGTGGAGTGCTGGTCTCTCCGGAAAGAGGGCTTGCCAGTCAATAACATCTTCCAGCAGATCTCTCCCGTGG TTGGAGACAAGCAGCCGATGATACTGAAATGGCGGATTCTCTCCGCCACCAATGATTTGGATCGCGTTTCAGCTGTGGCTTTGCCGAAACTGCCAATCTCCCTAACCAATACTGATCTGAAGGTGGCCAATGACACCAAATTCTTCCCTGGACTGG GTCTTGCTTTGGCCTTCCATGATGGTAGCGTCCACATAGTTCATCGCCTGTCCTTGCAGACCATGGCAGTGTTCTATGGTTCCTCCTCTCAGCGCCCAGTGGATGAGCAGGCGATCAAAAGGCAGCGGGCCGCCGGTCCTTTGGTTCATTTCAAAGCcatgcagctctcctggacttcacTGGCCCTGGTTGGGATTGATAACCATGGCAAG cTGAGCATGCTCCGGATCTCTCCCTCCATGGGCCATGTGCTGGACATGAACATGTCTCTCCGCCACTTGCTGTTcctgctggaatactgcatggTGACGGGGTACGACTGGTGGGATATCCTGCTCCACGTTCAGCCCAACATGGTGCAGAACCTGGTGGAGAAGCTGCATGAGGAGTACATGCGCCAGAATGCAGCCCTGCAGCAG GTTCTCTCCACACGCATCGTTGCCATGAAGGCCTCTCTCTGCAAGCTTTCCTCCAACACTGTTGCACGCGTGTGTGACTATCATGCCAAGCTATTTCTGATCGCCATCAGCTGCACCTTGAAATCGCTGCTCCGCCCGCACTTCCTGAACACTCCAGACAAGAGCCCCGGTGACCGGCTCACCGAGATCTGCTCCAAGATTACGGACATAG ACATTGACAAAGTGATGATTAACCTGAAGACCGAGGAGTTTGTCCTGGAGATGACTACCCTGCAGTCCCTGCAGCAGCTCATCCAGTGGGTGGGAGACTTTGTGCTCTATCTGCTTGCCAGCCTCCCTAATCAG GGGTCCCCTGTGCGGCCAGGGCACAGCTTCCTGCGAGATGGGGCATCACTGGGGATGCTTAGAGAGCTCATGGTGGTGATCCGGATCTGGGGCCTGTTGAAGCCAAGCTGCCTCCCTGTTTACACGGCAACCTCAGATACCCAGGACAGCATGTCCCTACTCTTCAGGCTGTTGACTAAACTCTGGCTGTGCT GTCGTGACGAAACTCACCCGAGCGAGCCAGACGATACCCTGATTGATGAGTGTTGCCTTCTCCCCAGCCAGTTGCTTATTCCCAATGTAGACTGGTTACCCATCAATAACGGCATTATCAGTAAGCTGCAGAACAAGCAGCTCATCAGGCTGCAGTTCGGGAAGGCCCCTGGAGTCATTGGTCACTCTGTTTCATCGCAGTTCGATGTCTTTGTCAG